From a single Brassica napus cultivar Da-Ae chromosome C9, Da-Ae, whole genome shotgun sequence genomic region:
- the LOC106356145 gene encoding protein DA1-related 6 isoform X2: MGCFSCFKPSPSEDPFEVETVIVEEVSWYEAHIQESERLALKIQEAEQLDVAIQESKRSALDIQEAEQLEVIPPPPPPPPPLKEHNNISSRAPLDEDDEERIIRDSSKETKPSEDEVIPPRSMCGGCHFEIEQGGSVDVLGVPWHPECFSCGACHNPISIENHVSNSRGKFHRACYERYCYVCKEKKMKNYHKHPFWEERYCPAHETDGTHKCFSCERLEPRGTNFVMLDDGRWLCLECMSSAVMDTDEVQPLHFEIREFFHDLNMKVEKEFPLLLVEKQALNKAEEEEKIDNQHGVVTRGICLSEEQIVTNVSKGPKMGPNKQLIGLTTESQRVVSEFEVTAILILYGLPRLLTGYILAHEMMHAYLRLNGYRNLNNVLEEGICQVLGHMWLESQTYATIDAAAASYSSSSQPPGGANASKKGEWSEFEKKLVEFCKNEIETDESAVYGEGFRKVNHMVTNSNLYETLQEILRRRG; this comes from the exons ATGGGGTGCTTCTCCTGCTTCAAACCTTCCCCTTCTGag GATCCTTTTGAAGTAGAAACTGTTATCGTTGAAGAAGTGTCATGGTATGAAGCTCACATTCAAGAATCTGAACGACTTGCTTTAAAAATTCAAGAAGCTGAACAGCTTGATGTGGCCATTCAAGAATCTAAACGATCTGCTTTAGACATTCAAGAAGCTGAACAGCTTGAGGtgattcctcctcctcctcctcctcctccaccacttAAAGAACATAACAACATTTCCTCTAGAGCGCCGttggatgaagatgatgaagagcGGATTATCCGGGATAGTTCGAAGGAAACAAAGCCATCTGAAGATGAGGTGATTCCTCCTCGTAG CATGTGTGGTGGTTGCCACTTTGAGATTGAACAAGGAGGATCTGTGGATGTTTTGGGTGTCCCTTGGCATCCTGAATGTTTCTCTTGTGGTGCTTGCCACAACCCAATTTCTATTGAAAACCAT GTTTCAAACTCAAGAGGCAAGTTTCACAGGGCCTGCTATGAACGGTACTGCTATGTCTGCAAAGAGAAGAAG ATGAAAAATTACCATAAGCATCCTTTCTGGGAGGAGAGGTACTGCCCTGCTCATGAAACTGATGGAACTCACAAGTGTTTCAGTTGCGAGAGGTTAGAG ccTAGGGGAACGAACTTCGTAATGCTTGATGATGGAAGGTGGCTATGTCTAGAGTGTATGTCATCAGCAGTTATGGATACTGACGAAGTCCAGCCTCTGCACTTTGAAATCCGTGAATTCTTCCATGACTTAAACATGAAGGTTGAGAAAGAGTTTCCACTTCTTCTGGTGGAGAAACAAGCGCTGAATAAAGctgaggaggaagagaagatT GACAATCAGCATGGTGTGGTAACCAGAGGTATTTGTCTCTCTGAAGAGCAGATTGTCACAAAT GTGTCAAAAGGGCCGAAGATGGGGCCGAACAAGCAGCTAATAGGCTTGACCACGGAATCTCAAAGGGTTGTCAGTGAGTTTGAGGTCACTGCAATTCTCATCTTATATGGACTTCCTAG GTTACTAACAGGATACATCTTGGCACACGAAATGATGCATGCTTATCTTAGACTCAATG GATATAGGAATCTGAACAACGTCCTGGAAGAAGGAATATGCCAAGTGCTAGGGCACATGTGGTTGGAGTCTCAGACATACGCTACTATTGATGCTGCTGCTGCATCTTATTCTTCGTCTTCCCAACCTCCTGGTGGAGCTAATGCGTCAAAGAAAGGTGAGTGGTCTGAGTTCGAGAAAAAGCTGGTGGAGTTTTGCAAGAATGAGATTGAAACAGATGAGTCAGCAGTCTATGGTGAGGGGTTTAGGAAAGTTAACCATATGGTGACAAATTCCAACCTCTATGAAACGCTCCAAGAGATTCTTCGCCGCCGCGGTTGa
- the LOC106356145 gene encoding protein DA1-related 6 isoform X1 encodes MGCFSCFKPSPSEDPFEVETVIVEEVSWYEAHIQESERLALKIQEAEQLDVAIQESKRSALDIQEAEQLEVIPPPPPPPPPLKEHNNISSRAPLDEDDEERIIRDSSKETKPSEDEVIPPRSMCGGCHFEIEQGGSVDVLGVPWHPECFSCGACHNPISIENHVSNSRGKFHRACYERYCYVCKEKKMKNYHKHPFWEERYCPAHETDGTHKCFSCERLEVSLHEMRQGRKLLGMSCWLFFFFFWQPRGTNFVMLDDGRWLCLECMSSAVMDTDEVQPLHFEIREFFHDLNMKVEKEFPLLLVEKQALNKAEEEEKIDNQHGVVTRGICLSEEQIVTNVSKGPKMGPNKQLIGLTTESQRVVSEFEVTAILILYGLPRLLTGYILAHEMMHAYLRLNGYRNLNNVLEEGICQVLGHMWLESQTYATIDAAAASYSSSSQPPGGANASKKGEWSEFEKKLVEFCKNEIETDESAVYGEGFRKVNHMVTNSNLYETLQEILRRRG; translated from the exons ATGGGGTGCTTCTCCTGCTTCAAACCTTCCCCTTCTGag GATCCTTTTGAAGTAGAAACTGTTATCGTTGAAGAAGTGTCATGGTATGAAGCTCACATTCAAGAATCTGAACGACTTGCTTTAAAAATTCAAGAAGCTGAACAGCTTGATGTGGCCATTCAAGAATCTAAACGATCTGCTTTAGACATTCAAGAAGCTGAACAGCTTGAGGtgattcctcctcctcctcctcctcctccaccacttAAAGAACATAACAACATTTCCTCTAGAGCGCCGttggatgaagatgatgaagagcGGATTATCCGGGATAGTTCGAAGGAAACAAAGCCATCTGAAGATGAGGTGATTCCTCCTCGTAG CATGTGTGGTGGTTGCCACTTTGAGATTGAACAAGGAGGATCTGTGGATGTTTTGGGTGTCCCTTGGCATCCTGAATGTTTCTCTTGTGGTGCTTGCCACAACCCAATTTCTATTGAAAACCAT GTTTCAAACTCAAGAGGCAAGTTTCACAGGGCCTGCTATGAACGGTACTGCTATGTCTGCAAAGAGAAGAAG ATGAAAAATTACCATAAGCATCCTTTCTGGGAGGAGAGGTACTGCCCTGCTCATGAAACTGATGGAACTCACAAGTGTTTCAGTTGCGAGAGGTTAGAGGTGAGTTTACATGAGATGAGACAAGGACGGAAACTACTAGGAATGAgttgttggttgttttttttttttttttggcagccTAGGGGAACGAACTTCGTAATGCTTGATGATGGAAGGTGGCTATGTCTAGAGTGTATGTCATCAGCAGTTATGGATACTGACGAAGTCCAGCCTCTGCACTTTGAAATCCGTGAATTCTTCCATGACTTAAACATGAAGGTTGAGAAAGAGTTTCCACTTCTTCTGGTGGAGAAACAAGCGCTGAATAAAGctgaggaggaagagaagatT GACAATCAGCATGGTGTGGTAACCAGAGGTATTTGTCTCTCTGAAGAGCAGATTGTCACAAAT GTGTCAAAAGGGCCGAAGATGGGGCCGAACAAGCAGCTAATAGGCTTGACCACGGAATCTCAAAGGGTTGTCAGTGAGTTTGAGGTCACTGCAATTCTCATCTTATATGGACTTCCTAG GTTACTAACAGGATACATCTTGGCACACGAAATGATGCATGCTTATCTTAGACTCAATG GATATAGGAATCTGAACAACGTCCTGGAAGAAGGAATATGCCAAGTGCTAGGGCACATGTGGTTGGAGTCTCAGACATACGCTACTATTGATGCTGCTGCTGCATCTTATTCTTCGTCTTCCCAACCTCCTGGTGGAGCTAATGCGTCAAAGAAAGGTGAGTGGTCTGAGTTCGAGAAAAAGCTGGTGGAGTTTTGCAAGAATGAGATTGAAACAGATGAGTCAGCAGTCTATGGTGAGGGGTTTAGGAAAGTTAACCATATGGTGACAAATTCCAACCTCTATGAAACGCTCCAAGAGATTCTTCGCCGCCGCGGTTGa